TTAAGTCTCTTCTTGGTTGGTGTCACCTCGATGCTAGCTGTAACCGAGGTGAACATAGCGTAAAGTAGACcgttttctagctagcaaacaaaacgttagctagcaagctaatatATGTCGCAACTGTCGTTCATATATAACGTTAGCCTAACCACACCAAACATGGTAGCCGGTTCAAAAAACACCCTGATCGATTAGCGAAATATCTACCCCATTCATAGGCCATAGGAGATAGTTAGCTAGAGGTAATGTCAGCTACAATCCAGAACTTTCATGGCCCACAGTTCACAGTTGCTGGCAACATTAGCCTCCACGGCAACCAGACCGTTCCAGCAACTACCTCAAAGCAAAGTGGCTGCGTGTGGTCCTAAAGCCAGTCCGATTTACCACCACACCATTCTAAAGAGTTTTTTAGCTTTTCTTATAACTGATTTCTGTTgataaaaagtgtgtgtgtgtgtgcctatttgttttattctcaGTTGATTATCAGAGTTTAGGAGTTGGGAGTTTGTTGGGGAGTACACAATATTTGTGTTTTGCATTTCTAGGAGAATCAACAGAACAGAATAGATccattgttttttgtgtttttatgtatttacataaatataaacTTATTGCAGTGTTggtaatatatatttaacatacacatttttaaaaattattatctGCAGTTAACTGCTTGAGTAATTATTAAAGTCCTTATTAAAGCAGCTTGGTAGCTGTGACTGATGTGCAAATTGTGACaaaggttaaaaaaatatatataaacattacaTTCAGCAGTAACATTGTCTTCTCCACAGAGATGGCCAGTAACAATCATACCACTCAACTAATCACCTGCTCACAGACATTGGTCGTGAAAGAGGCTGACGTGGAAGCCCAGCCTCTGCTGCAGAACAGTCTCCAAAGTGTTCAGTGGCATCCGCCTCACATTGTAACCCCGGACGGAGGGCTTTGCCTTGGGGTCCACCGGCACAATCTCCCCTCCACTCTGGGCGTCGTTCCGGCCCACGGCAGCATATGTCGGAAAGTACGGCCTCAGAGTGTCGGGGAGACTGGATTTGTAGGTGGGGCAACAGTAGGCAGACCACATGTACTCCGGGACCGCCACCCGGTTGGCCATCCAGCGCTCTGAGAGGTACGGCAGGGCCCCTGTCACCATGTACACCGGCCCCTCGCAGTAGTCGGCCATCCGGGCCCTGACCTCGATCTCCAGCTGAGACCAGGGGCCAGAGTTTGAGGCCGCCCGCTGAGGGACTACGTTGGTCAGGGTGAAGGTGGCTTTCCGGTCCTCCGGGGTCTGGTGGTGCAGGCTGGGGTTGAGGTGGCCCTTGGTGTAGGAGGAGTTGGCGTAGTCCTGGAGTACCGCCTGGCTCTCCACCACATTCTGGTCTACAGTACCTTGCTGTGGAAACCGATGCATCTCAGGACTGGCTCCATGGAACGCAAGCTATAGGAACAGATAGAGAATGATAATCCACTCTGTTTGTTCCATGAAATCAGGGCATGGATCTTAAGAGTCAAGTGGATGGAAGATAAAGTAACTCCACTAATCACAAACCACCCCTTGCTAGCACTAAACATTGCTAACAGTCACCAGATCACTTGGTAAATTCATGGAAATAATTGTGCTTCACCAAATACAGTGCTACATGTAAGAGAGCCGTGTGTCTGTTACATAATAATCTCATGTGGACAGTCTAGGTAAATGAGATAATGTGCAGCAATTCTTCCGGTGCCTTGGACATATTCCCTAAAGTAAGGGAATATGTTTGCTATAGACTAACTAGATCCTTTTGAAAGAGAGTGGTTGGAGGTCTTCTTTCCTTTTCTGATCTCATCACGTAAGACATACTGACAGAACTTATTCCAGAATCACACCTGTTTCACCGACGTTAGTTTGTTAGACATACACAGCTCTGTTGTACGAGTAGGTCAGTGGTGGAGTGGTGGGGCAAATAAAGACTTAGTAAAGCTACAGGTGGCTGAAAGCAAAGCGGCAAACATTGGTCTTAACACACACCAAGCTAGTATTAACAACATCCACGCTTCTCTTGTCTGGTAGCGGTTTGACGTGAGATTGTCTGCACCTCGTTCTGTAGAGATACAATATATGactataaaaaaacatatgataCCAACTGCCCAACAATTTCCAAGGCAACCTGCCAAAATGACTGTCATTCAGTAACACTCACATCTGAGGCTAAGGCATGCTTTGAACGGTGATGAGAAGTCAAAACCCACTCCAATTCACATACACCACTTTGAAAGATCTTCTGTAATGCAAACCATTTGAGAATGCTGTTCTTTTCATCTCATAACAAGGACTGTGAagaaccacacacagacacagttttattattagtcatattttttttatttctgtgatTCTTCACAATTAAACCGATTTTATAGGAACTGCTATCTTCAGACAAAATCACAACCAAACCAAGAAGTATTTTTACTTGAATTAAGTAGAATGAAGTGGACTTGACCCTGAATgtaacacacgcatacacactcCTCACCTGGGGTTCATACATCCACTTGCTCTTGGGCCGTTTCCCTCCTCCAGTGAGGATGTAGGCAGAATAGAAGGGGACCCGGCGATGGCACTGGTACAGGCTGGCAAAGTGGTACTGGTTCATGTGGCGCTGGCAGATGGGCTGGTACCACGCTCCCCCCACGCCTTTCGGGGGAGTCTCCTTGTAGAAAAACCTGAGGCAGGGGCCGAAGTCACCCACCTCCCCGAAGACCGGAGCTCCGAGACGAGTTAATAACAGGAGCAAAGCCCCCTTTAATGAGACGGCCATCGTCTTGCTGACCAATCAACTCAGCCTACACCAGTTGTGTGGAGAGAGAAAGCTTCTACCAAGTGGACTGAATCACCAATTGGTTTTTCTATCTGCCGCTTGGACCAGGGATTATGATGAGACACAGGAGCTGCACATGAGCAGTCTTTTATACACATTGTGCAGAAGCTCTGCAGTGACACTTGGGAatgataccccccccccccccgggttgGTTTGTGGTTTTGGCTCTGTGTTCCAGGATTTTGTGTTTGAAATTATGCAACGGCTCTGAGGGGAAATTTTAGACTGACAGCTTTCATTGAAGATGTTAATTCCTGTTAGTTTGTAAAGAATTTACAGCACAATTGCTCCCGTTTTGTTATTTGGTCATATATTCCCAGCATACAGTGAGTACATCAGGTACATCATTTCAAGATATAATTTGCTCAATAGAAATACATGGTAATACATATATTGGATTGTTATTTTGGAGttcattttattgtaaataaaataaaatatcacagTGAATGTGGATACAACAAAGATTCTAGATAATCCTGAAAGAATTGTGCCTAATGTGTCAGAAACTAAAGAGACACaaataccagcaacacattAAACTTGAATTATTACCATAACAGGGAAGGTTAGTGTTGATCAACAGGTCAGTGAAACTGAGATGATTTTGTAAAACTTGAGTTACTGGCACAGGAGACTTGCTCGGGACAACCACTGACCAGAAACCGACCACAAAAGACCCAAAGTGAGTCATGGAGTTAGTTTCATTTCTAGACCCTTAGGTGTTTCCCTGTTTCCCTTTGGTAGAATGTAAATTTATTGACaatgtggaagatggaaaatgttcgcaatttattacaataaaaacttctcagagtctggtataacagttgattatttaaagtttaattacgtggcaCCACGGGAACAACCTtcatgacaaaaagagtacaagtacagagaccaacacagagtaTGCCATGtcagattgttctgattatgcattatattctcttccaacagtacagatgccggaattagcatttgcagaatgtacatacaaggcgTAGGAGCCACTATGGTAAAGTCTgaaaatgcaaggttgcacaggcagaggcctgttcCTCTTACTGCTTAAAGaagccaaggccctgctcagtcgaccattcatcactgccccttAACACAAGATactggccttataagttggagacagagagcgagactaGCTTGTCAgcatatgtgtaattgatcaaacatacagagtacaaaaccctactacaaaataatgaataaataagaatgcCAATAAATAAATTTTCTACAACAACCTGCTGATTTCACATTCCGGTGTGTATCTAGTTTCCATTCTGTTTTCTAAAAAGCCTTGTCAAAGTGATGACGCACAGAAACTGTTTTGCACCTCTTTTGGCATTGCCCACACACCAGAACGTTTTGGCAAAACCATATTTACCATATTTATGAAGACTTTGCTTTATTGTGGAAGGATGTTATTTTTTGCTTTTGTAAAAGCCATAGTAAAGAAAAGATGTACTtcattataaatgtattcattcttTTGGCGAAATTTCACATTCATAAGTGTAAATTCAGCTCTAAAAAACCTAGTTTTGTACTTTTTCTCCATGAAGTTGAACATTATATTAATTTGATTTCTGTCTCAAACAACAAAAAGGCTGTCAAAACTAAAAATATATGGGCCTCTTTCTTTTTGTAATGGCCTATAAGCTTCCCCTGGCAATcttattctatattttatttatccctttattgttgtatgttttgtatGCTTTGACTATTCACATGTAACTTGTTCCCTttatttgcaataaaaaaaaaaaaaaaaaaaatacaaaataaatcatcTGGTTCAAAAGCCTGGCCATTGGTCAATACCAGGGAAACGCTGCAGACCACAGCTGATGAACATAAAAAACATTCAATAGCCTGCTAGGTGAGCCAG
The window above is part of the Esox lucius isolate fEsoLuc1 chromosome 4, fEsoLuc1.pri, whole genome shotgun sequence genome. Proteins encoded here:
- the LOC105028811 gene encoding endonuclease domain-containing 1 protein-like; the protein is MAVSLKGALLLLLTRLGAPVFGEVGDFGPCLRFFYKETPPKGVGGAWYQPICQRHMNQYHFASLYQCHRRVPFYSAYILTGGGKRPKSKWMYEPQLAFHGASPEMHRFPQQGTVDQNVVESQAVLQDYANSSYTKGHLNPSLHHQTPEDRKATFTLTNVVPQRAASNSGPWSQLEIEVRARMADYCEGPVYMVTGALPYLSERWMANRVAVPEYMWSAYCCPTYKSSLPDTLRPYFPTYAAVGRNDAQSGGEIVPVDPKAKPSVRGYNVRRMPLNTLETVLQQRLGFHVSLFHDQCL